In Pseudoalteromonas marina, a genomic segment contains:
- a CDS encoding FAD-dependent oxidoreductase yields MQYHIAIVGFGLAGRLAALELSKQHNVSVFEADDEHTLNSAGKVAAAMLAPLAESVLCEADLAQMGLDSINRWPQIIEELEHDVFFQQQGTLVVAHQQDKGDLQSFTQRIKPLAGHNAEALNAQKIAQLEPELANRFSQGVFLPCEGQIDNQAFYKASYSMLNRRKVKFVFNQRVTIKNGEINNRPFDFIIDCRGLGAKKEQLLRGVRGEVARLYAPEVNLTRPVRLMHPRYPIYIAPKPNNEYVIGATEIESQDSGPATVRSTLELLSAAYTVHSGFAEGRLLGVQTGLRPAFSDNRPQVKKSGNVISINGLYRHGYMLAPVLVAQALSYIGEY; encoded by the coding sequence ATGCAGTACCATATTGCCATTGTTGGATTTGGTTTAGCAGGAAGGCTTGCTGCACTTGAGCTAAGTAAGCAGCACAATGTGAGTGTGTTTGAGGCCGATGATGAACATACTCTCAATAGCGCAGGCAAAGTTGCAGCAGCTATGCTTGCGCCATTGGCTGAGTCGGTATTGTGTGAAGCCGATTTAGCGCAAATGGGGTTGGATTCGATTAATCGCTGGCCACAAATAATAGAAGAGCTTGAACACGATGTGTTTTTTCAGCAGCAAGGCACATTAGTGGTTGCACATCAGCAAGATAAAGGCGACCTGCAAAGCTTTACCCAGCGAATAAAACCACTAGCTGGGCACAATGCTGAGGCTTTAAATGCTCAGAAAATAGCGCAGTTAGAGCCAGAACTTGCGAATCGTTTTAGCCAAGGTGTGTTTTTACCCTGTGAAGGGCAAATAGATAACCAGGCCTTTTATAAGGCAAGCTACAGCATGCTTAACAGGCGAAAAGTAAAGTTTGTGTTTAATCAGCGGGTAACTATTAAAAATGGTGAAATTAATAATCGCCCGTTTGATTTTATTATTGATTGCAGAGGGCTGGGCGCAAAAAAGGAGCAACTGCTTCGTGGTGTAAGAGGTGAAGTTGCGCGACTTTATGCACCAGAAGTTAATTTAACGCGCCCAGTGCGATTAATGCATCCGCGGTATCCTATTTATATTGCACCAAAACCTAATAATGAATATGTCATTGGTGCAACTGAAATTGAATCGCAAGACAGCGGCCCAGCCACTGTACGTTCAACACTAGAGTTATTGTCGGCAGCTTACACTGTGCATAGTGGGTTTGCAGAAGGGCGTTTATTAGGGGTTCAAACAGGGCTTCGCCCTGCGTTTAGTGACAACAGACCGCAAGTAAAAAAATCAGGAAATGTTATTAGCATTAATGGCTTATATCGTCATGGCTATATGTTAGCCCCTGTTCTTGTTGCACAAGCGCTATCGTACATAGGTGAGTATTAA
- the thiS gene encoding sulfur carrier protein ThiS — translation MKITLNGELLDLTSHALLEILKEYGAIAPYAVAVNGVFIPKSQHNGFIINEGDSIELLSPIQGG, via the coding sequence ATGAAGATTACGTTAAACGGTGAGCTTTTAGATTTAACCTCTCATGCGTTACTTGAGATATTAAAAGAGTATGGAGCAATTGCCCCTTATGCGGTGGCTGTTAATGGCGTATTTATACCAAAAAGTCAGCATAACGGTTTTATTATAAATGAAGGGGATAGCATTGAATTGTTATCGCCCATTCAAGGTGGGTAG
- a CDS encoding thiazole synthase codes for MQVKDTLNIYGEAINSRLLIGTALYPSPDIMTQSIEASGAGVVTVSLRRQQSAEAGDDFWQLIKNTGLKILPNTAGCHSVKEAVTLAQMCREVFATDWIKLELIGDDYNLQPDPFALLEATEILINDGFKVLPYCTDDLVLCQRLNDLGCEVLMPWGAPIGTGKGLLNSYNLKTIRERLPNTTLIVDAGLGLPSHACQALELGYDAVLLNSAIAGAGCPITMSRAFKAAVEAGRFAYSAKAMPEKDLAAPSTPTMGMPFWHQQ; via the coding sequence ATGCAAGTAAAAGACACGCTAAATATTTATGGTGAAGCAATTAATAGCCGATTATTAATTGGCACCGCTTTGTATCCATCGCCAGATATTATGACGCAATCAATTGAAGCGTCCGGTGCGGGGGTTGTCACGGTATCACTAAGGCGCCAGCAAAGTGCAGAAGCAGGTGATGACTTTTGGCAATTGATAAAAAATACGGGTTTAAAAATATTACCCAATACGGCTGGGTGTCACAGCGTAAAAGAAGCGGTAACCCTTGCTCAAATGTGTCGTGAAGTATTTGCTACCGATTGGATTAAGCTTGAGCTGATAGGTGATGACTATAACTTGCAACCGGATCCATTTGCTTTGCTTGAAGCCACAGAAATACTAATTAACGATGGGTTTAAAGTACTGCCTTATTGCACCGATGATTTAGTGCTTTGTCAGCGTTTAAATGACCTAGGATGCGAAGTGCTTATGCCATGGGGGGCACCAATAGGTACAGGAAAAGGCTTGTTAAATAGTTACAATTTAAAAACGATTCGTGAGCGCTTACCAAATACAACACTTATTGTGGATGCAGGGTTAGGTCTACCGTCGCATGCCTGCCAAGCGCTTGAATTAGGGTATGATGCTGTATTATTAAATTCAGCCATTGCTGGGGCGGGTTGCCCAATAACTATGAGCCGTGCATTTAAGGCGGCGGTTGAGGCAGGGCGTTTTGCGTATAGCGCTAAAGCAATGCCTGAAAAAGACCTCGCAGCACCCTCAACACCTACAATGGGCATGCCGTTTTGGCATCAGCAGTAA